In Helianthus annuus cultivar XRQ/B chromosome 3, HanXRQr2.0-SUNRISE, whole genome shotgun sequence, a single window of DNA contains:
- the LOC118490655 gene encoding uncharacterized protein LOC118490655 yields MNRDQNPTIPAQPATPNRERALVSTASIADAAASGSPQPQGLAQALVVQPNVNFDWSSEIERLNISAPDNQAATSNIAFMTSNEHDPEPQEETAADDFAFMTQILSAPVKGLTKEEMIAQK; encoded by the exons ATGAACAGAGATCAGAATCCTACTATTCCTGCACAACCAGCTACTCCTAATCGAGAAAGGGCTCTTGTGTCTACTGCAAGTATAGCAGATGCAGCTGCCTCTGGAAGTCCACAGCCGCAGGGATTAGCACAAGCGCTGGTGGTGCAGCCAAATGTCAACTTTGACTGGTCCTCTGAGATTGAGCGTCTGAACATATCAGCTCCAGATAATCAAGCTGCAACTTCTAACATTGCTTTCATGACCTCAAACGAGCATGACCCTGAGCCACAGGAAGAGACTGCTGCTGACGATTTCGCTTTCATGACTCAAATCCTGTCAGCACCTGTcaaaggtctcaccaaagaagag atgatagctcAGAAGTAA